DNA from Serinibacter salmoneus:
GGCCTCGGGCGTGGCGGTGCCCTGGGCGCTGGAGGCTCGGGAGATCCTGCAGTCGGAGTGGGGTGTGCGGGCCGCGGTGTGGTCGGTCACCTCGTGGAACGAACTGCGCCGGGACGCGCTCGCGGCGGAGAAGGACGCCTTCGTGCACCCGCACGAGGAGGCCCGCACCCCGTACCTGACGCAACGGTTGGCAGAGATCGGGGCACCGGTCATCGCCACCTCGGACTACGACCACCTCGTCCCCGACCAGATCCGCCAGTGGGTCCCGGGTGACTACGCCGTGCTCGGCGCCGACGGGTTCGGCCTGTCCGACACCCGACCGGCCGTGCGCCGTCACTTCCTCATCGACAGCCACTCGCTGGTCGCCAAGACCCTGCAGACGCTGGCGCGCCGCGGCGAGTTCGACCGCGGCGCGGCCGCGGACGCCGTGGAGCGCTACCGTCTGCTGGACGTGACGGCCGGTTCCACCGGGAACGCCGGCGGCGACGCCTGATCGCTGCCGGGTCGGGCGCGCCCGCCTGACCACGCACGAAGGCCCGGATCCTTGAGGATCCGGGCCTTCGTCGTCCCGCATGAGCCGCGGGATACGCCTACTCGCCGGTGGGCGCGCGGTGCCGTGCCTCCGCGGCCTCCACGAGGCGGTCCAGATCCCCGATCTGCGCCGAGGAGGAGGCCCCCTCCAGGGAGTCCAGGAGACGGCGCGCCTCCTCGATGCGCCCGGTCTCGAGCGCGGCCATGATCACCTCGCCGCCGGCGCCGGCGGTACGAGAGGCCAGATCCCAGTGCGCCACGCCGAAGGTGACGGCCTCGGTGGCTGCGCCCGCGTCGCGCAACATCGCGACCGCGTGGGTGAGTGCGAGCCCGGTGGTCTCACGCTCGCAGGCGAGGTTCAGTCGGCGCATCGCCCCCTCGCGATCGGAGTCGAGGGACAGGCGCGCCATCACTACCAGGGGCAGCCAGGCACGGGGCGTACCGGCAAGTTCCTCCGCCAGCGCCCAGATGGCGTCGTTCTGCTGGGTGGTCAGCTCCGTCGTCCCATCGGCGGGGGCGGCCGCTGCGCCGTCCACCTCGGCGTCGGGGTCACCGGTCAACGGGTCCAGCCGCGTGCCCTCGTCGGCGCGCTGGCGCACGATCTCAGCGAGCGCATCGAAGGCCTTGCGGTCGTTGGGGTTCGCGGACAGTTGCGCACGCAACTCCTCCTCCGCGGGCGTGGCCTCGCGGTGGGAGAGAGGGGTGTCTTCTTCCGTGTGGCCGCCTCGCTCTGCGAGTCGGCGCAACCAGCTCAACAGTGCCATGCGGCCAGCCTAGTGCCCAGGCGTGATCCCGCGAGGGATCGACAAGGATCGCACCGAGGGCTCACTTGTGGGACTCCCACAACTGCGCCGGTTCCGGACTCGCCTGCGACCACCCGCGCACCGTATGGTCCGAGGGTGATCCAGCCACGTGGCGCCGACGCCGAGATGACTCGGCTGCTGCGCAACCGTACCGCCATGCTCACGGCCGCGACGGTGCGCCGCCTGGAGGCGGAGGTGGAGTGGTACCGCGGTCTCGCCGCCGAGGACCGTTCCTGGATCTCGCTGGTGGCCACCTCGGGCATCACGGCGTTCATCGACTGGTACGAGCGCCCGACCCCCACCACCTACAACGCGGCGGAGATCTTCCGCGCGGCACCCCCGGAACTCACCCGCTCGATCTCGCTGCAGAACGCGCTGGCCCTGGTGCGCATCGTGGTGGAGGTGGTGGAGGAGAACACGCAGGAGATCGCCTCACCGCACCGCGCGCAGGAGCTGCGCGAGGCCGTGCTGGTGTACTCCCGCGAGGTCGCCTTCTCCGCCGCGGAGGTGTACGCCCGCGCTGCCGAGGCGCGCGGCGCCTGGGACGCTCGGATGGAGGCGCTCGCGGTGGATGCGCTGCTGCGCGATGACAGCGAGGCGCTGGCCTCGCGGGTCGCCACCCTGGGCTGGAGCGGGGAGGGACCCGTACTCGCGGTGGTCGGCACGACGGCGGTGCCGGTCACCGACGCCCGGACCGCCGATCTGCGCCGGCTCGCACGACGCGCCGCCCGCGATGCGTTGGTGGGCAATCAGGGTGAGCGTGTGGTGGTGGTGCTCGGGGGTTTCACCGACGCCCGTGCGGCCGTCGAGTTGCTCCTGCCCCGGCTGTCGGAAGGTCCGGTGGTGATGGGGCCCGTGGTGCCCGACGTCGCGGCGGCGGGGCGCTCGGCACGCGCCGCGCTATCGGGGCTCGCCGCCGTGCGGGGCTGGCCGGAGGCACCCCGCCCGGTCACCGCCGATGAGCTTCTCCCCGAGCGCGCGCTCGCCGGAGACTCCACCGCGCGCGCCAGCATCCTCGAGCGGATCGTGGAGCCCCTGGAGCACGCGAACGGACCGCTCTTGGAGACGCTCGCGGCCTACCTGGAGTCAGGCCGATCACTGGAGGCCGCCGCACGCACCTTGTACGTGCACCCCAACACCGTGCGGTATCGGCTGCGCCGGATCACCGAGACGACAGGGTGGGACCCGACAGACGGCCGTGAGGGCTTCGTGCTGCACGTGGCGCTGATCGTCGGGCGGCTCTCGACCTGACGCGGCGCCGGGGGGACGGCCCGCGAGGGCGCGCCGGCAAGCGCGCCTTGTGGGGTTCCTACAAATCGCGTCGCAGCCTTTGTCCGCGTGGTGCCTTCGCGAGGGCCGTCACGGCAGGCATGCTGGTGGAGTGCTAGCGATTCTCGCGCCCGGACAGGGTGCCCAGTCCCCCGGCATGCTCACCCCGTGGTTGGAGATCCCCGGTGTCGCCGAGGAGATGGCGACCTTCGGTGAGGCCGCGGGCCTCGACCTCACCGCCCACGGCACCACCTCTGACGCCGACACGATCCGCGACACCGCCATCGCGCAACCGCTGCTGGTCGCGACCTCGCTCGTGGCCCTGCGCGCTCTGCTGGCGGGGCGCGACGCAGCCGATGTGGCGGGAGTGACGGCGGGGCACTCCGTGGGCGAGTTCGCCGCTGCGGCTGTGGCCGGGGTCCTGACGGATGCCTCCGCCGTCGAGCTGGTCTCCCAGCGGGCCCGCCTGATGGCTGAGGCCGCGGCCGCGAACCCCTCCGGGATGGCGGCCGTTCTCGGTGGGGACCCGCAGGAGGTGACGGCGGCCATCGAGGCCGCCGGGGCCTGGCCGGCGAACGTCAACGGTGGTGGCCAGGTGGTCGCGGCGGGCAGCCACGAGGCGATCGCCGCACTCGCCGCACAGCCGCCCGCGAAGGCGCGTGTGATGCCGCTGCAGGTGGCGGGCGCCTTCCACACCCCGCTCATGGCGAGCGCCGGCGAGGCCTTCGCCCGCGTCGTCGAGCACTGGCCGGCCGCACCTCCGCGAATGCGGCTGCTGACCAACGCCGACGGCTCGGCGTTCCTCCCGCACGGTGAGGGTGTGGGCAACGAGGTCCTCGCGCGACTGGCGGGCCAGATCACCTCCCCGGTGCGCTGGGACCTGTGCCAGGAGACGATGCGAGCGCTCGGCGTGACCGGCATCATCGAGCTCGCACCCGGAGGCGTCCTGTCCGGACTCGCCCGACGAGTCCTGCCGGACGTCCCGCGCGTCGCCATCAAGTCCCCCGCCGACCTGGAGTCCGCGGCTGCCATGATCACCGACACCACAGGAGAGCGATGACTCGCGCACTCACCGGCCACCAGCCCGTTCCCGGCAGCCGGATCCTCGCCGTCGACGGGTTCCGCGGTGAGCGGGTCGTCCCCAACTCCGAGATCATCGGGCCGATCGACTCCTCGGACGAGTGGATCCGCCAACGCACCGGCATCGTCACCCGCCGCCGTGCCAACCCGGAGACCACCATCCTGGACATGGCGGTCGCTGCCGCTGAGGCGACCCTGGCCAAGGCGGGCCTGGCCGCCACCCAGATCGACGCCGTGCTCCTGTCGACCGTCACCTACTTCGAGCAGACACCCGCCCTGGCCGCCCGGGTCGCCCACGCCATCGGGGCCACGCCGGCGGCGGCCTTCGACATCTCGGCCGCCTGCGCGGGCTATTCCTACGGGATCGGCCTGGCCGACTCGCTGGTGCGTTCCGGCCAGGCACGTCACGTGCTGGTCATCGGGGTGGAGCGCATGAGCGACTTCATCGACCCGACCGACCGTTCCATCTCCTTCCTGTTGGGTGACGGCGCAGGGGCGGCAGTGGTGGGCGCGAGCGATGTGCCGCTCATCGGGCCGACCGTCTGGGGCGCCGACGGCTCCATGGCCTGCCACATCGACCAGACCCAGAGCTGGCTGGAGTTGCGTTCCGGTGACGCGCTGGACACCCCGGCACAGGTCGCCGCCGGGACCTGGCCCACGCTGCGCCAGCAGGGCCCCAGTGTCTTCAAGTGGGTCATCTCCAATGTCCCCGATATCGCGCGGCGCGCCGTATCGGCCGCGGGTCTGGAGATCTCCGACATCGAGGTCTTCGTGCCGCACCAGGCCAACATGCGCATCATCGACCAGGTCGCCAAGATGCTCGGTCTGGGCGAGGACGTGGCCATCGGCCGCGACATCGCCGACACCGGCAACACCTCCGCCGCCTCGATCCCGCTGGCCACCGAGCGGTTGCTGCGCGAGGGCCAGGCACACTCCGGGCAGCTCGCCCTGCAGATCGGCTTCGGCGCCGGGATGGCCTACTCCGCGCAGGTCGTCGCCCTGCCCTGACCCCCTCCGCGCGCCGGATCCCCGCCGGGGAAGGGCGCCTGGAAGACTTGACCCGCACATCACCGATACGAAGGAGACACCCATGGCACTCAGCGAGCAGGAGATTCTCGCCGGACTGGCGGAGATCGTGAACGAGGAGACCGGCCTGCCGGCCGACTCCGTGGAGCTCGGCAAGTCCTTCACCGACGACCTGGACATCGACTCGCTGTCGATGATGACGATCGTCACCCAGGCCGAGGACAAGTTCTCGGTCACCATCCCCGACGACGAGGTCAAGAACCTCGTCACGGTCGGGGACGCCGTCAGCTACATCGCCGGCGCCCAGGCCTGAGACGTCCTCGGGGGTCGCCCGCACGCGGGCGGCCCCCGGCGAGTCCGGCCCCACCACCACGCCACCGACCAGGAGGAGCACACATGTCCGACGTTCCCGCCGTCGTCGTCACCGGACTCGGTGCGACGTCCCCCATCGGAGGAACCGCGCCCGACTCGTGGCGTGCGGCACTGGCGGGCACCTCTGGGGTGGCCACCATGACCCACGACTGGGTCAGCCAGTACGAACTCCCCGTCACCTTCGCCGCGGAGGCCGCGGTGGACCCCGGCGAAGTCCTCGCCCGCCCCGAGACCCGCCGCATGGACCGCGCCGCCCAGCTCGCCGTGGCCGCCACCCGGGAGGCGTGGGCCGACGCCGGAGCGCCCGAGGTGGACGGGGAACGCATCGGCGTCGCCGTCTCCACCGGCCTCGGTGGCCTCTGGACCCTCATGGACTCCTGGGACACGCTCAAGGAGCGCGGTCCCCGCCGCGTGCTGCCGATGACGGTCCCCATGCTCATGCCGAACTCCTCCGCCGCGTACGTGTCGCTGGACGTCGGCGCGAAGGCCGGCGTGCACACCACCACCTCCGCGTGCGCCTCGGGCGCCGAGGCTGTGGCCTACGGCCTGGAGATGATCCGCAGCGGCCGCGCCGACATCGTGGTGACCGGCGGCACGGAGGCCAGCGTGCACGCCCTGCCGATCGCCGCCTTCGCACGTATGCAGGCCCTGTCCACCCGCAACGACTCCCCCGAGACTGCCTCGCGTCCGTATGACACCACCCGGGACGGGTTCGTGCTCGGGGAGGGCGCCGGTGCACTCGTCCTGGAGCGCGAGGACCATGCCCGTGCCCGCGGGGCCACGATCTACGCCCGGGTCGCCGGGGCGGGACTCAGCTCGGATGCGCACGACATCGCCGCCCCCGAGCCGACGGGTGAGGGCCAGGAGCGCGCCATGCGCTCGGCGCTGGCCGACGCCGGCCTGACCGCGGCGGACGTCGTGCACGCCAATGCCCATGCCACCTCCACCCCGGCCGGCGACCTCACCGAGATCCGGGCGATCGCCCGGGTGATGGGTGAGGGCACCGTGGTCTCGGCCACGAAGTCGATGACCGGCCACCTGCTGGGTGGTGCGGGCGCCCTGGAGTCCGTCTTCGCGGTGCTGGCGCTGCGTGACCGCACCGCTCCCCCGACGATCAACCTCACCAGCCCCGAGCCCGACCTTCCCCTGCCGGTCGCGACGGCGCCCACGGCGCTCGGTGCGGGCCAGATCGCGGCGCTGAACAACTCCTTCGGGTTCGGTGGCCACAACGTGAGCCTGATCTTCACCTCGGTGTAGTGCTGTGGGGCGCCCATCGGCGCTGCACGCCGCCGTGACGGCAACGCGGGCGGGTCCTGACCTGGTCAGGACCCGCCCGCGTTCGTCGTTGCGGTGGGATGGGCGGGGTCAGCCGACGCGGTGCAGCCAGCGCACCGGAGCCCCGGCACCGGCGTAGCGGAAGGGCTCCAGTTCGTCGTCCCACGCCTGCCCGAGCGCGAGGTCCAACGCCTCGCTCAGCGCTCGCGGGTCGCTCTCGTGCACGAGTGCCGCGCGGATGCGGTCCTCGGGGACGACGACGTTGCCGACCCGGTCCGTCTGGGCGTGGAAGATGCCCAGGGCGGGGGTGTGTGACCAACGGGAGCCGTCGCTGACGCTGGTGGCCTCCTCCGTCACCTCGTAGCGCAGGTGATCCCAGCCTCGCAGGGCCGAGGTGAGCCGCGCACCAGTTCCCACCGGTCCGGTCCAGGAGAGTTCCGCGCGCTTGGCTCCGGGCGCCGCAGGCTGATCCGTCCAGTCGAAGGACGGGCGTCCCCCGAGCACGGATGCGGTAGCCCACTCCACGTGCGGGCTGAGGGCGCGCGGCGCAGAGTGCACGAAAAGAACACCGCGGGTGATCGGACCCGACATGTTGACCTCCCTGACATCGACGAGATTCGTCTTCCCCAACGCATCTCGTTCATCAGGTCGGCCGTCATGTAACGAACGGCGTGGTCCTACTATGCCCGAAACCGGGCGATCCTGCACCCCTCGACCTCCGAGTCCACCTGACCAGACCACCCGTCGCGAGGCCTTTCTGCAGCCACCGCGAGGTGGTTCTGCAGGGTCAGTACTGTGAGGTGATCCCGAAGTACTCCTCCAGCGTGTCCCCGGACTCGTGCAGCGTGGTGGCCAACTCGGTCCCGACGTAGCGCAGGTGCCACGGCTCGTAGCTGTACCCGGTGACCGACTCCTTGCCCTCCGGGTAGCGCACGATCAGACCGTACTCATGCGCGTGCTGCGCCACCCAGCGGCCGGCATCCGTCGCGCCGAAGGACTGACTCAGGGAGTTGATGTCGATCGCCAGCCCGGTCTGGTGCTCGGAGTGCCCCGGGCGCGCGCTGAAGCGCTCCGCGGCCTCCTCGCCGTAGGTGTTCACGTAGGAGGCGAACAGGTCTGCCTGCCAGGCGTAGTCGCGGTAGTCGGTGCGGATGAAGAGGTGGTGGCCGGCCGCAGCGGCGTCCGCCTGCATTTCCTCGAAGGCCTGCGACGCGACCTCCTGCATACCCGGCGCGTAGTCCTCGGGCAGGGCGTAGGTCTTGTTGACCACGATCACGCCGTCGATCCGCGTGACGCCGTCCTCCTGCGTGATGACAGGGCCCTCGGGCCCCCGACGCAGCGCGATCGTGTCGCGGCCGTCGCCCGCCCAGTCGCTGCCGAACCCCACATCGGAGGCCCTGCCACGCTCGACCTGCGTCCGCGGCCCCTCCGCGCCTGGCTCGTTGGTGAGGATGTACGTGGCGCCGCGTTGGACGCCGACGGTGTCGACACCGTCGCCGTCCCAGTCCCCCACCACGACCCGGTCATCCGCTCGGCCGAAGGAGAAGGACTCAGTCGCGGTACCGGCAACCATCTCCTCAGCGGTGATGATCGTGGAGTCGCGTCGCACCGCGATGGTGTCCTTGCCGTCGCCGTCCCAGTCCCCCACCAGCACCTGATCGTCGGCGCGGCCGAAGGCGAACGACTCGGTCAGGGCGCCGTCGCCCAGGGTGTTCGCCACGATGATGGTCCGTCCGCGGCGCAGCGCCAGGGTGTCCTTACCGTCGCCGTCCCAGTCCCCCACCAGCACCTCGTCGTCGGCACGGCCGAAGGAGAACACGTGGTCGGCATCGCCGCCGGCGATGCTGTCGGTCAGGCGCACTTCGGCCCCGCGACGCACGCCGAGCGTGTCGCTCCCGTCACCGTCCCAGTCACCGACGACGGCGGTGTCCCCCTCCCGCCCGAAGCGCACATCGATCGTGCCGGCACCGGCCGAGGAATACAGGTATTGACGCCCCGTACCGTCGAGTTCGGCGCCCGCGGCGTGGCTGGGCGCATGCAACACGCCAAGGGCCGCGAGCGCGACGGTCGACGCGACGGCGACTCGTCGTGGACCGAGGTGGGTCACGCAACTCCTTCACGGTGGGCGCAGGCGGGACGTGCCCGCGCGCGGAAACGTCCCCACCATGGTGCACGAGAGTCGCGCGGGAAGCGAGACCGAACCGTTACCTGTGTCCACGGTGGGACGAGGGACGACGGGGTAACACGCAGCCATCCGGTCGCACGAGGTGCCCCTGCTGGGGCTTGAACCCAGGACCGACGGATTATGAGTCCGCTGCTCTGACCAGCTGAGCTACAGGGGCGCGGCGCCGAGACGAGGCTCGAACGCCCTCGACATGCTAGTGCCGCGATCGGGCGCAGCGTTACCGTAGGGCATGCCGATCTTCACCCGCCGCACCCCCCGCAGCACTCCGAGCGAGGCGGCACGCAGCGCCCTCGCCGGCCAGCGCCCGTTGGCGCACGCGCGGTTGCGTGACGAGGGTGAGGCCGTGGCCACGACCTCGCAACTCCTGATCCTGTCCGGTGAGGACCTGCACCGCCTGCCGTGGGAGCGCATCGACAGCGCGCGGGCTGACGCGGAGGCCGGCGCGGTGGTGGTGCGCACGATCGACGGCGAAGACGTGCCCCTGGCTCTGGCGGACCCCGCCAATGCGATCGCGGTAGTGATCCGCGAACGCGTGGAGGCCTCGATCGTGCATGCGCGCGAGCGCGCCGCGGG
Protein-coding regions in this window:
- a CDS encoding PucR family transcriptional regulator — protein: MIQPRGADAEMTRLLRNRTAMLTAATVRRLEAEVEWYRGLAAEDRSWISLVATSGITAFIDWYERPTPTTYNAAEIFRAAPPELTRSISLQNALALVRIVVEVVEENTQEIASPHRAQELREAVLVYSREVAFSAAEVYARAAEARGAWDARMEALAVDALLRDDSEALASRVATLGWSGEGPVLAVVGTTAVPVTDARTADLRRLARRAARDALVGNQGERVVVVLGGFTDARAAVELLLPRLSEGPVVMGPVVPDVAAAGRSARAALSGLAAVRGWPEAPRPVTADELLPERALAGDSTARASILERIVEPLEHANGPLLETLAAYLESGRSLEAAARTLYVHPNTVRYRLRRITETTGWDPTDGREGFVLHVALIVGRLST
- a CDS encoding ACP S-malonyltransferase; its protein translation is MLAILAPGQGAQSPGMLTPWLEIPGVAEEMATFGEAAGLDLTAHGTTSDADTIRDTAIAQPLLVATSLVALRALLAGRDAADVAGVTAGHSVGEFAAAAVAGVLTDASAVELVSQRARLMAEAAAANPSGMAAVLGGDPQEVTAAIEAAGAWPANVNGGGQVVAAGSHEAIAALAAQPPAKARVMPLQVAGAFHTPLMASAGEAFARVVEHWPAAPPRMRLLTNADGSAFLPHGEGVGNEVLARLAGQITSPVRWDLCQETMRALGVTGIIELAPGGVLSGLARRVLPDVPRVAIKSPADLESAAAMITDTTGER
- a CDS encoding beta-ketoacyl-ACP synthase III; protein product: MTRALTGHQPVPGSRILAVDGFRGERVVPNSEIIGPIDSSDEWIRQRTGIVTRRRANPETTILDMAVAAAEATLAKAGLAATQIDAVLLSTVTYFEQTPALAARVAHAIGATPAAAFDISAACAGYSYGIGLADSLVRSGQARHVLVIGVERMSDFIDPTDRSISFLLGDGAGAAVVGASDVPLIGPTVWGADGSMACHIDQTQSWLELRSGDALDTPAQVAAGTWPTLRQQGPSVFKWVISNVPDIARRAVSAAGLEISDIEVFVPHQANMRIIDQVAKMLGLGEDVAIGRDIADTGNTSAASIPLATERLLREGQAHSGQLALQIGFGAGMAYSAQVVALP
- a CDS encoding acyl carrier protein, producing the protein MALSEQEILAGLAEIVNEETGLPADSVELGKSFTDDLDIDSLSMMTIVTQAEDKFSVTIPDDEVKNLVTVGDAVSYIAGAQA
- a CDS encoding beta-ketoacyl-[acyl-carrier-protein] synthase family protein codes for the protein MSDVPAVVVTGLGATSPIGGTAPDSWRAALAGTSGVATMTHDWVSQYELPVTFAAEAAVDPGEVLARPETRRMDRAAQLAVAATREAWADAGAPEVDGERIGVAVSTGLGGLWTLMDSWDTLKERGPRRVLPMTVPMLMPNSSAAYVSLDVGAKAGVHTTTSACASGAEAVAYGLEMIRSGRADIVVTGGTEASVHALPIAAFARMQALSTRNDSPETASRPYDTTRDGFVLGEGAGALVLEREDHARARGATIYARVAGAGLSSDAHDIAAPEPTGEGQERAMRSALADAGLTAADVVHANAHATSTPAGDLTEIRAIARVMGEGTVVSATKSMTGHLLGGAGALESVFAVLALRDRTAPPTINLTSPEPDLPLPVATAPTALGAGQIAALNNSFGFGGHNVSLIFTSV
- a CDS encoding DUF3145 domain-containing protein, with translation MSGPITRGVLFVHSAPRALSPHVEWATASVLGGRPSFDWTDQPAAPGAKRAELSWTGPVGTGARLTSALRGWDHLRYEVTEEATSVSDGSRWSHTPALGIFHAQTDRVGNVVVPEDRIRAALVHESDPRALSEALDLALGQAWDDELEPFRYAGAGAPVRWLHRVG
- a CDS encoding D-alanyl-D-alanine carboxypeptidase family protein; translation: MTHLGPRRVAVASTVALAALGVLHAPSHAAGAELDGTGRQYLYSSAGAGTIDVRFGREGDTAVVGDWDGDGSDTLGVRRGAEVRLTDSIAGGDADHVFSFGRADDEVLVGDWDGDGKDTLALRRGRTIIVANTLGDGALTESFAFGRADDQVLVGDWDGDGKDTIAVRRDSTIITAEEMVAGTATESFSFGRADDRVVVGDWDGDGVDTVGVQRGATYILTNEPGAEGPRTQVERGRASDVGFGSDWAGDGRDTIALRRGPEGPVITQEDGVTRIDGVIVVNKTYALPEDYAPGMQEVASQAFEEMQADAAAAGHHLFIRTDYRDYAWQADLFASYVNTYGEEAAERFSARPGHSEHQTGLAIDINSLSQSFGATDAGRWVAQHAHEYGLIVRYPEGKESVTGYSYEPWHLRYVGTELATTLHESGDTLEEYFGITSQY